DNA sequence from the Malus sylvestris chromosome 10, drMalSylv7.2, whole genome shotgun sequence genome:
gattttcgcaaagctgagtttgcgtgtgatgggtgttgatgcgtctggaaaagcaagatgcctttccgatttctgagcttgcctcttcgatttttgaattggcctcttcgatttctaagcttcgtcgagtgtagaagttgcatgtgacaagtgtggACAAGTCTGAAAAGGATGATCGCCCGTGGTTTccgagcaagcccagcttttgagaaagctagcacctcttcgatttttgaattggcctcttcgaattctgagctcgcctcttcgatatctgaaatcccgtcgagtgctgatttttttatagaggcacacAGTTCGTTTCAAAACAcgcttgaattttcgcttgtagaaactcccttcttacaCTTTTaatatcttgatttgtccgatctcttctttctttcaacacttttgaaaaatgtctggcccctccgaccgtcgtcttgacttgaaccttggtgaagaggcagtcttgccttctccagacaacatatggcgcccatccttcatatcccctactggtcctcttaccgttggggattcggtgatgaagaatgatatgaccgctacggtggtggccaggaaccttgtcactcccaaagataacaggctactttccaaacggtctgatgagttggctgttaaggattctctggctctcagtgtgcagtgtgcaagttctgtgtctaatatggcccaacgtctatttgctcgaacccgtcaagttgaatcattggcggctgaagtgatgagtctcaaacaggagattagagggctcaagtgTGAAAACAgagagttgcacatgcttgcCAATAGTTactcgacgagcatgaagagaaagctcgaccagctgcaagaatcCGAAGGTCGAATTCAGAGTGACCATCAGATGTTTGTGACTTCACTCCAGAGGCACCTATTGCCTTTGTCATCTAGAGTTTTACCGAGTGTTGAGGTtccaaacagtcaacctccggcgcTTCTTCTTCCTGGAGCTTCGCCGAGTGGCGAGGTTTCCAACAATCAACCTCTGgtgcctcttcttcctggagctccgccgagtgatgaggcgccacctgatcatcTTTGAAGATCCCCTCCTGTAATTTTTAtttgactttttatttttttaaggtatgtataatgcaaatttatgtaaaatttccagaaaaaaatgaataaaatgaaCTTTATTTCTCTTAACgcatttgttgttttttttgtttttgttttttgtttttttgttttttttacgtgggctgatccaccattccaaaaccctttccctttttttttgcatggtgctagccaccaaggatccactttcttcttctttttattttttatttttattttttacaattaattaattaattaattaattttttattttatatatatatatatatattttttttttattcttttccttttttcacatggtgccagatgcaccatcattatttttttaatgattttttattttttcatgcaCCCACTATCCTTTTTTCATATGGTGCCAGACGCACCATGTTCCCTCatcatcatttattttattattttattttattttttttctttaatcatgGTGCAGTGTTCcaccatatatatttttatttttatttttgtataaatttggaTGACGGGATGGggaatttgcagggagcggAGCAAGGACGAAGACGGACGGGGAGCTGTAGGAGGTAAGAGATGGAGGAGATGTGAACAGACGATGCCAACGCTTTGGAGCTGGGTTCCTCGTTGGGCTTAGGCGTTGCACAACGGATAGGGTGCTCAGATGATGCAGTGCAGCACCACCGCTTGCACCATGAAACTGCTGTTTGCTGTTTACTACGCTTGCTGCATGCAAACGGAACTGATGGGCAGAAGGAGACCTGATGCTTGAGGTTCTGCCTGCTCATGGAAGACCTCGACTGGCTGCTACTCCACCTCAGCCACCACGACGATGATGAGGATGATGTTTCTTTTTGTGGTCTGTTCACTTGCCCAGTGTTGCCTTGCTTTGGCTGCTGTTTCCATTGCACCGTTGCACCACTGTTGGGTGGTCTTGATGTTACCGTGGGTGAGCTAAAGACGAAGGAGATGGAGCACGGCAAGGGGGATAGAAGCTGGTTGCCCTAGGAGGTAGGTGTGGAGGAAGGTGGCGCGGGAGAGGAGCTTGGATGAAGATGACTTGCTTGTTGCCGATGGTGCTACCACGGGAGGTGCGAGAGCAGCTGGTCCTGGAGTGAGCGACACCATTGTTGTTCGTCTAAGAGAGACGGAGAGAGGTGGAAAACAATGGAGAGGTTGCTGTTGTTAATATAAGCCTGGTAGCAGAGAGGTGTACTGCAGTTGGGTATGGAAGAGTGCCAAAGCAGCTGGAAAAAATGAAGGGGAACTGGAGACGTTGTGAGCGATCTCTACCCCAACCAGATGCGACTCCCCAAGCAGCACAAACATCATCGCCACCGCCACAAAGCTCCGGTGACTCGCCCAATCTATCGAGTCAGGACACTCGCGCTATATGGACCCGTGAAGAGGTGCATTTCATCAGGGACGTGCCATCCATATTTTCGGTATCGTACTCGGTGAAAGTTGCTCTATTACCACAAGATTGGGTCGTGGAGGAGAACGGACACAACTCATTCCTCCGCTTTGAAATTTCCTTGATAGTTGTAAGCACCAAAGTCGCATGCCGCTCCTACCACTCACGTTCACCACCGTCACCAAATCAATCGGAGCGCTACGCCGATTATGGAAGAGTCGAACTGGATCGCAGAGACGGCTCATCAGATTACGTGCTTGGAGTCGTCAAAGTCCAGCTTCCTTGTTATGTCAGAAAGAGTGTAAATCTCTCTGCACACCCACTCTCAGAAGGTTTCTCTGGCATGGCTGTGATGAAGGAGAGAAGAGTGATGAAGACGATCGACGAGGAGGAAGTGCTGATCATCAATGACCTGTAGTGGCCGGACGAGAGCTCAGACAGCCGAGTCGAGAGGTCTGCCATTATTTGTGAAGAAGTTCGTCCAGATCGCCGTTTGTGGTTGTATGTCACAGAGGGGGGATGAGCTGCTTCATGGTGTTTGCTGATGTACGGACGACGGTCCTGATCAAATTGTAAAGGAGGAAGAGGTTTGCTTGCTCCGGGTGTGCGCACCATGTCTAGTAGGTGGGATTCGGGAGGAGTGAGGACGAGGGAGACTGGCGCCACCACCGCAACTGCTTCGATTCCGGCATCTGATCTTGGAGAAGGTGAGAGGATGAGCACGGGAAGAAGATGGCTGCGGGAGAGATCAGAAACATCGAGAgagttgaagagggagagagagtgacgTGGCTGGGGAGTTGAGCGATGAAGGGACTGGGCCTGGTTTGATTTgggtttcttcttcttggagctGGATTTGGACAATAGGCTTTGGGCTTGGCCAACCTCCTTTTGATGGGCTTATTGCTGCTAGATagaggatatatatatatatatatatatatatatatatatatatatatatgtataaggaatatgttttgttttttgttttttgtttttttgaaataaaattaactCTCAATAGTCAAATATTCAATAAaaccttattttttattttaacgtGACTATACTCGAAGTTGAACGTtcgagttgcctacgtacccttccaaagaagagatcaagtcataatgtagttcaaatacagatttttttttgtgccatacacagtttatgctcttgtggACAAGGAGCTTgggttgtcgccttttatgctcttGCAGActaggagcgttggtgttgccttttatacTCTTGCGGAcaaggagcgttgtgccatgcagtttaggctcgtgcgggcgaggagaaTGTTGtattgccttttatgctcgtgcagaccaggagcattggtgttgccttttatgctcatgcagaccaggagctttgtgtcctgcagtttaggctcttgtggacaaggagctttggttcgtgcagtttaggctcgtgcgaacaaggagcattggtgtcCTGCAGTTTCGGCTCTTGTGGACAATGAACTTTGTGAATTTGTCAAACGATCCTGGAGAGGCATTCCTTGCAATTTTCATAGCAATGAGTCTTaaccgagtgattgaagaagtcttcaggaaagaaatcgcgcatcgtgatggggatggacgatctatgtgtcgatatttcatcatcttcaacacgttcacgttgctttgaaggttgacaatagctgctttgccccctttccgattggcggacttgtggaggagacatatgcttcttgtgcaatttcttaggagtgacttgagtccatccttcaactttgcttgtcttggaggatgccttCAGCGGTTGAGGTAAAAAccttgagtcggaagagccagaagtgatggtggtatagtttgacttcaccacatcgtcaagatctagctcgatgattcctttctgagccagcttcacgatgagatctttcagcacgaagcacttttctgtcggatgactgataaagcggtggaatttacagtaccttggactgtcggtgcgattcatctcttctggctgtctgcactcaggcaaaccaatcaccttcttttccagcaagtcttctaacatggcaaccacatcagagtcggggaatggataagtcctatcctcaagctccttcaaagtgcgtctacgcatctcttgatcacgaaaagcttcggcttgaatcgccttgcctcgtgtagggattttgacgggagctgtgttgaccgtcattacttccttggtggatttccacgcaACCTTCTCTACCTTCgtctcaagaactttgtcgttcttgtagttggcgatcggttccttcttcccatgatgggcgatgtcaactccatgtcatgagCGCGGGTGGCTAGCTattcgaaggtccgtggtttgatgccttgaaggatgtattgcaaaccccattgcatggcttggatgcacatctcgattgaagaggttttcgagagcctgtctttacagtcgaggcttagagtgcgccatctgttgatgtagtcaatgactggctcgtccttccactgctttgtgctcgttagctctagcatgctcacagtgcggctggtgttgtagaagcggttgaggaattcccgctccaattgctcccagctgttgatggactcaggctttaggtccgtgtaccactcaaaggtgtttcctttcagcgagcgcacaaactgcttggcgaggtagtccccttcggtccctgcgttgttgcaagtttcgacgaaatgtgcaacgtgctgctttgggtttccttttccatcaaactgtatgaactttggtggttgataacccctcgacATCTTCAGGGTATCGATCTTTTTTGAATAAGGCttcgagtacaacccggaggtatttgagctccatTCGTACTGCGCCTTGACGGTgctggtgatcatctcctgcagctgctggatagaaagagatctcaTGAGTACCGCTGcctggtctggctccggcttcacatcgtttttctccacctgagtctcctcttcttcgtcatctcttctctttagtggatcattctctgggtcggggttttcgtcgtcctgtggctccagtcggttgacgagtgcagcgatttgcaagtctttttcttccacaatccgtgttagccttactatcgcttcattcatttgagccagttgttcttcgatggaggtaacgccgatggtcatgacttgtgcaaacAATaaacgtgactttcctttagatatccaggatgctgacgaagaacgtcgttggctactttgggatgtcatcttgtgtgcctcagcatcatgcttcggtgcccccagcgaggtcaggttgatgacggaCTCGTGCCTTTAATGCTCCCCTTGCTCCTTTAgcggcaccaactttgaagtggcatgttgaggagcggttgtggcgccaatggatgcTCCGTTCGTGGCGGGAGTGCTCAGGCTTCTTCCCTTTGTGAGAACGGCTTGTcctttgcttgatgccattgattttggaagtgtgcttgaatttcttgaacggagaaagagatgagaggtagagattatcccaccgggcgtgccaatttgtgaacacggaaaattcttgaaacgaaagagacaagaacaacgtgcacaaaataatatttgtatttaatgattttgggttacaatctctctctaatttgatcctctgattcgatctccgtaaggtgttgatttgtggatgtttcgttgatccaagggccgtcgaggcttgattttggatgaactgttggaagtttcttcaagggccgtgggcttgatctttgaaggtggatttgagcgaatcttcaaggagccgttggggcttgatcttgaggatgagtgtttcttcaatggccgttgaggcttgatcttgaagaacggtgatgaacggatcttcaagggcttttgggcttgatcttgaagaacagtgatgaacggatcttcaagggcttttgggcttgatcttgaagaacggttggatgtgtggatttgtcgacgttgttgatccaaagggccgttggggcttgatcttggaagaacgatgaacgaagaacgaagaacactttcttcaagggccgttggggcttgatcttgaattggtggatgattgttgattcaagggccgtcggggcttgatcttggaagaacgatgaacgaagaaagaagaaggctttcttgattcttagggaacctggatgcttgagagcttcggagtttcagagcttcagagcttcaaggtgtaatatgaattggtcccccaaatgaatgaattagccttctatttatagaatttttcaaggcctaattttgaatataatattccagatgaaataagtcgtttctgccaggtgttgacatgtgtcctatttgatgacttttccaacttatttcgattttttgtttagacacatgctacgtgtaaaatttatgtaatacatgagcgttgaaactttgatttatcgatcaacatttatttaccgaaatttcgatgtctacacctGTCTTTCATGAACGCACGAAACACATTGAAATAGATTGTCACATTGTTCGAGAAACAGTACAAGCTGGAATGATTAATCCCACATATGTGCCTACATGCTTCCAGTTGGCAGATATATTTACAAAGGCCTTGGGAAAAGATCAATTTGTGACATTATGCGATAAGTTGAGACTTTATGATATTCACTCTCCAACTTGAAAGGGAGTATTAAGAAATATCCTTGTAATATATTGTAGAATCCTTGTAATATATCATCATTAATGTAGGATATTTACTTTCTTATATTAGGTAGGTTAAATCCCACTTTAGGCGGATCACGTTTTCTATGCCGTAGAAGAAGGCATGATTGGATTGATGTCTTTGTATATATTTTCGTTTCTTTGCTATTGATGAATATAGAAAACTATTCAACCACTGCCTGCAATTCTTCTAGCCTTCTATCTGTTTCACTATTACAGTTTTCTAAGAGAATTCAAACATAACTTACGAATACATAAGTAAATACTTTTTAATCACTTGAGTTACAAGTTCCTCGCAAATCAATACAACCTACTTAAAATATCTTTAACCAATAGATCACTATGGTGATCACTGGTTTTGAATGTTATGTGTACCCAAAATCCTTATTTTAAAGGCAAACCCTTCAATACCACCCCTTTGAAGCTGCTATTGATAAGCCTAGATTGCGCACTATATGATGCATTTTTACACATCCTTCCTTGTCACTGTCTAACAACAGAAAACTACTTTTGAGTATGTCAATCAATGTCTCCACACACTTTCCTGCTTCCCTCTTTGAATCGATGCCTTTAAACAGCTCAAGTCCAACCCCAAATTTCACTAAATCATGGACCAATATATTACAGCTTTTCGGATATATGCAGCAGAATAGAAACAATGATTTCGCTTCCTCACTCCCTAAACATTCGTAACACAAATCTATTTTCCGATACACTTCTTGTATCGTTTTTGGAATGTCACGTGGGCAAGGATTTCTTAGTTGTCTCAGTGCATCATCCCACATTTGCTTGCTTTGGTTCTGCAGTGCTCCTCCAACAGCTGAAATTACAAGTGGCGAACCAGCACATTCAGTCAGAACCTGTTGTGCTACCACACGTAGCTCAGGAGATTCAATCGAACTGCCTGCCATCTCTCTAAACAAACTCCAAGCTTCTTGCTCTGGCAAAACACCAATGGGGAAACTCTTCTTGGTTCCGGTCAGATGGAAGCTACTCTGAGCTCTCATGCTAACTCTAAATGCATCCAGGAGTCCCAACATAAAGATGATCTTGCACTTTCCGTTGGTTGATCCATAAGGGATTCCGATGGCCTCAAGATCAAGCATTTTCCGGACATCAAGCAATACCACAAGCAACCTCCTAGAGTCTTTGGTCATTCTAGCACGCAGCACCTCTGCCCGTTCAAACAAACTCCCATTTCCCAAATTCAGTTCTAGATTATCTGCAATCTCATCTTGTATTCGTCTCAAGTTCGGATCAAGGGACGCAACAGTCATGACAACTTCTTCAAATAGACCTTGCTGCTTGACTCTCTTCATGAACTCTTTCGTCGTTACTGTATCTCCTCTGTTGATTTTCCCACAATCAATGCTAATCAAGTTGATATTTTCATCCTGCAGAGCCCTCAAGACCTCCCTTGTACACGGTAATCTGTATTCCAAGCGCTCGGAAAGTTTCATGGCTGCTGGTGGAGCAGTAAAGTTGGATCTTCTCGAGGAGCTAGCCCCGTCACGAGCCATAACAGATTTGATCATAGAATGACAGAAACAGAATGAAAATAAGCAGCTGGTAAAGAACAATATCTATTTGATTGTACTGCGTACACCTCCCTCCGTTGAATGGTTTGTTAAATAGAGATACGTTCTTGATGcagagttttatcacaaaatcaaCTTAATTTGTcagcaaaagaaaaaaggaaactgTGGCTAGTCAAGTCTACAGTCTACAATTTCAAAGTCAAGCAGTTCGTATTTTGTATTGTATGAACAAACATGAATTTGAAAAGTAATTAGCCACGGCTCTGTTGGAAGATTCTTGTCAAAGTATGTCTATGTCATTGTATTAGCAGTCAGAAGTAGCAGCCACGGCTTTCTAGACAACTAACaattaattatacaacacctaaTTCATGGCGAGGTGCATTTTGTTGGAggaatttttgttaattaatattGTCTGCAAAGGAAAGAAATAACTAGTAACACAACTGGGATTTGGTCTAAGGGTTTGGAATTATCTGGAGTTGATgacaaaaacgaatttgaaccacattattgctagtttaTTGTGAGACTTAACTTACTTCTTAatcctttaatgtagataatatcgtttgataaaaaaaaaaactaaaaatttgatATTACCCCTTCAAACTATATTTTCCTGTACTAAAACTCATCtccttttgttttcttgaataaagCCCATTAACTAGCCTTCAACTAAACAAATTCTTTAGTTAAGTTTGACTTTTCAAATTGTGTATTTTTCGAATGCCTAAACTACCCCTATTAATACTTGGATGGGGTTTTTGGATCAGTTACTTGTTATatccatttaattaattatatatattttacaaaataattcatgCCATTCATTGTATATTCAATGTATTAGCTTTCAAATTGTTATAACGTGccaattgaaaaataataatactaatttcataattttgtgCATTAAATATATAAGTTAATTTACCTACCCACACAACAATAAACCTAAAATAGCTTCGGCTAATACTCCAATCCCtaatacacaaaacaaaagctataTGTTCCGTACAATTTTTACCAACAAAATAGTCTAATTTACCTATTCcatcaaaccaaaatttaaaggGTCTAATTTACTTCCAAAATGGTCTATTTTACCTACATAATTTATGTGCATTAGATTAAAAGTTTATTTAATTGCCTACAAGCACAAACCCACAATGTTCGAACATTATCTAAcatcactaattttttttttgggaataggtaaattaatttaaatgtaggtaaattagtataatattttataagtaggtaaattagtataatatttgtaTGTAGGTAATTACATTATTCAAAATGTTggtaaattagtataatattttataagtaggtaaattaatttgtatGTAGATAATTACATGattcaaacaatattattttttccgtacaagatatgttttttttttaattttaaatttggtaaattaatttatatatgttgCTAATATTTATGATACAAGAAAGGTAAAATATCCATATGGATTTAATTGCTCATCTTAATTAGGATGAGTAATAACATTTATTGACCAAATTAGGGAtttgtggcataagttgtaaatgTATTGTAATAGTTGGTCATATATTTGTCTACATGGTAGGCTATTTgaaatttaggttttatttgaatgtttcaaTTTAGGTGGGTTTTTATTTGGAAAATAGGAGTTTCAAGGACCTATATCTAAAgaaccaaaataataataataataatttaggtGCCAATTTTTTTGCATTCCAAAAATGCCCCCCCTCCCCACACACACATGTCCTGCACTTTCCATGCTAGTCGTTAACAGTTAACAAATgtttaacaacaacaaaacatataaattgaaataattttgaaacttttttatgtttgaatgaagaaatttaagattgcTACGGAATTTTAATAtgatggaaattgaaatgacgggattttattttcaagaatttgtgaattttcttgtttgattaacttaaaagaacaatagaattgaatacaaaatttgttatttttaaactctcaatcatagaaattgggaaataacacttatttacatggaatttaaacttaggAATTGGAGGTTCCaaattctaagtttttttttccatgcggaaatctaaatttatatatttatgaatccaaacaagagaattagtgcatgttgttgtggtctattttatctgacagatggACTAAGGCCggcagcagagagagagaggagagagatgtgtgtttgtagaattgtaggggaatgtgtgtgttgttatccctcctacattgtgcctttatttatagtagtaaagggagagaagatattccttcttctccaagtaatacaagttgtaataggaaaggataactagaatcaaatcttatctaggatttacacaatcatacttaaactaggaatgtttacaacactcccccttgagtgtgtaaatactcaagctagattcagcatcatgcagaagttgaggaagtcgacttgttggcactgattccaaggaacaacg
Encoded proteins:
- the LOC126584365 gene encoding disease resistance protein At4g27190-like, with amino-acid sequence MARDGASSSRRSNFTAPPAAMKLSERLEYRLPCTREVLRALQDENINLISIDCGKINRGDTVTTKEFMKRVKQQGLFEEVVMTVASLDPNLRRIQDEIADNLELNLGNGSLFERAEVLRARMTKDSRRLLVVLLDVRKMLDLEAIGIPYGSTNGKCKIIFMLGLLDAFRVSMRAQSSFHLTGTKKSFPIGVLPEQEAWSLFREMAGSSIESPELRVVAQQVLTECAGSPLVISAVGGALQNQSKQMWDDALRQLRNPCPRDIPKTIQEVYRKIDLCYECLGSEEAKSLFLFCCIYPKSCNILVHDLVKFGVGLELFKGIDSKREAGKCVETLIDILKSSFLLLDSDKEGCVKMHHIVRNLGLSIAASKGWY